A region of Pseudorca crassidens isolate mPseCra1 chromosome 8, mPseCra1.hap1, whole genome shotgun sequence DNA encodes the following proteins:
- the TCAF2 gene encoding TRPM8 channel-associated factor 2, giving the protein MATTPAAAFEALMDGVTSWDVPKGPIPSELLLTGEAAFPVMVNDQGQVLIAASSYGRGHLVVVSHEGYLLDAGLAPFLLNAVGWLCPSPGAPVGVHPSLASLANILQGSGVEAQIQPEPREPLGVYCVNAYNDTMTAELIQFVKRGGGLLMGGQAWYWASQHGRDKVLSKFPGNQVTSVAGVYFTDTCGDRSRFKVSKKVPKIPLQVRFGEDLGQDQQELLEGISELDIKTGGLPSQLLVHGALAFPLGLDASLGCFLAAARYGRGRVVLAAHEGMLCTPKMGPFLLNAVRWLARGQMRKVGVNTRLKNLCALLSEHGLECSLEPRLTADLSVYCCVAYSDKEAKQLQEFVAEGGGLLIGGQAWWWASQNPGRSTLASFPGNVILNCFGLSILARTLEPGCFPVPNPEKQSYHFRKALSEFQLIVNRGGGNLEKSWLAKLGADASSFLQIPAEGVPAYASLHRLLRKMLHLSGLPAVSREKPVASDSYEAALLCLATELARSGTDCSQLAQGLGTWSCSSSSYPSEHAITVEIDGSNPGSGDSWVSTGLYLPNGQNAEVSLSEAAVFAGLKVQIGCHTDDLTSASKLSRAPVVTHQCCMDRTKLSVSCLWGGLLYVIVPKGSKLGPVSVTIKRAVPAPYYRLGKTSLEEWKRRIQESTAPWGELATDNIILTVPTADLQALEDPESLLHLWDEMMRAIARLAAQPFPFLRPERIVADVQISAGWMHSGYPIMCHLQSVQELISEMGMRSRGLWGAIHELGHNQQRHGWEFPPHTTEATCNLWSVYVHETVLHIPRAQAHPALSPPEREKRIKTHLGKGAPLNNWNVWTALETYLKLQEAFGWEPFTQLFAEYQTLSGIPKDNTGKMNLWVKKFSERVQKNLAPFFEAWGWPVQKEVAASLACLPEWQENPMQMYIQTED; this is encoded by the exons ATGGCGACAACTCCTGCTGCTGCCTTTGAGGCCCTCATGGATGGAGTGACAAGCTGGGATGTCCCTAAAGGCCCCATCCCCAGCGAACTCCTTCTAACTGGAGAGGCTGCCTTCCCGGTGATGGTGAATGATCAGGGCCAGGTCCTCATTGCTGCGTCCTCCTATGGCCGAGGCCACCTTGTGGTTGTGTCCCATGAGGGCTACCTGCTGGACGCCGGCTTGGCCCCATTTCTTCTCAATGCAGTGGGCTGGCTCTgtccctctcctggggctcccgTTGGAGTGCACCCATCCCTGGCATCACTAGCAAACATCCTGCAGGGCTCTGGGGTTGAAGCACAGATTCAGCCAGAACCGAGAGAACCCCTGGGGGTTTATTGCGTCAATGCCTACAATGACACCATGACTGCAGAGCTGATCCAGTTTGTGAAACGTGGAGGGGGCCTGCTCATGGGGGGCCAAGCCTGGTATTGGGCCAGTCAGCATGGTCGTGACAAGGTGCTGTCCAAGTTCCCAGGGAACCAGGTGACCAGTGTGGCTGGTGTGTACTTCACTGATACCTGTGGGGACAGAAGCCGGTTCAAGGTGTCTAAGAAGGTGCCCAAGATCCCTCTCCAGGTCAG GTTTGGGGAGGATCTCGGGCAGGATCAGCAGGAGCTCCTGGAAGGGATCTCAGAGCTGGACATCAAAACAGGGGGACTCCCCTCGCAGCTGCTGGTGCATGGGGCCCTGGCCTTCCCCCTGGGCTTAGACGCTTCTCTTGGCTGCTTCCTGGCAGCTGCCCGCTATGGCCGGGGCCGCGTGGTTCTGGCTGCCCACGAGGGCATGCTCTGTACGCCCAAGATGGGGCCCTTTTTGCTCAATGCTGTGCGCTGGCTGGCCAGAGGCCAGATGCGCAAAGTTGGGGTGAACACACGTCTAAAAAATCTGTGTGCCCTGCTGTCAGAACATGGCCTGGAGTGCAGTCTGGAGCCCCGTCTGACTGCTGACTTGAGTGTCTACTGCTGTGTGGCTTACAGTGACAAGGAGGCTAAGCAGCTGCAGGAGTTTGTGGCTGAGGGGGGGGGCTTGCTGATCGGGGGCCAGGCCTGGTGGTGGGCCTCCCAGAACCCCGGCCGCTCCACTTTggctagtttccctggtaacgTCATACTCAACTGCTTTGGCCTCAGTATCCTAGCtcggactctggagccaggctgtttCCCTGTCCCTAACCCTGAGAAGCAGAGCTACCACTTCCGCAAGGCACTGTCTGAATTCCAGCTTATCGTGAACCGCGGGGGTGGGAACCTGGAAAAGAGTTGGCTGGCCAAACTGGGAGCAGATGCATCAAGCTTCCTGCAGATCCCTGCAGAGGGGGTCCCTGCTTATGCTTCCTTGCACCGGCTCCTGAGGAAGATGCTGCATCTGTCAGGCCTCCCAGCTGTGAGCAGGGAAAAGCCAGTTGCCAGTGACTCCTATGAGGCTGCACTGCTCTGCCTGGCCACGGAGCTGGCACGCTCCGGCACAGACTGCTCTCAGCTGGCACAGGGGCTTGGAACCTGGTCTTGCAGCTCCAGTTCGTACCCCTCAGAACACGCCATCACAGTGGAGATtgatggaagcaacccag GCAGCGGTGATTCCTGGGTGAGTACAGGGCTCTACCTCCCAAATGGACAAAATGCAGAAGTCTCCTTGTCTGAAGCTGCAGTTTTTGCTGGCCTGAAG GTACAGATTGGCTGCCACACCGATGACTTGACGAGTGCCAGCAAGCTGTCTCGAGCCCCTGTGGTAACTCACCAGTGCTGCATGGATAGGACCAAACTGTCAGTCTCCTGCCTCTGGGGCGGCCTTCTCTATGTCATCGTGCCCAAGGGCAGTAAACTGGGCCCCGTGTCCGTCACCATCAAGAGGGCTGTGCCTGCCCCATATTACAGGCTGG GTAAGACATCCCTGGAGGAGTGGAAGAGGCGTATCCAGGAGAGCACAGCTCCCTGGGGAGAGCTGGCAACAGACAACATCATCTTGACGGTGCCAACTGCAGACCTCCAGGCCCTGGAGGACCCTGAATCTTTACTCCACCTCTGGGATGAGATGATGCGGGCTATAGCCAGGCTGGCAGCCCAGCCCTTTCCTTTCCTCCGTCCAGAGAGGATTGTTGCTGATGTGCAGATCTCAGCCG GCTGGATGCACTCAGGATACCCTATCATGTGCCACCTGCAGTCGGTGCAGGAGCTCATCAGTGAGATGGGCATGAGAAGCAGAGGTCTGTGGGGAGCCATCCACGAGCTGGGCCACAACCAGCAGCGGCACGGGTGGGAGTTCCCCCCACACACCACCGAGGCCACCTGTAACCTCTGGTCAGTCTATGTGCATGAGACGGTCCTGCACATCCCCAGGGCTCAGGCCCACCCAGCTCTGAGCCCTCCAGAACGAGAGAAAAGGATCAAAACACACCTGGGAAAGGGAGCGCCCCTGAACAACTGGAATGTGTGGACAGCTCTGGAAACGTATCTAAAG cTCCAGGAGGCCTTTGGATGGGAGCCATTCACCCAGCTCTTTGCTGAGTACCAGACCCTCTCTGGCATCCCCAAAGACAACACTGGCAAGATGAATCTGTGGGTGAAGAAGTTCTCTGAAAGGGTACAGAAGAACCTGGCTCCTTTCTTTGAGGCCTGGGGCTGGCCTGTCCAGAAGGAAGTGGCTGCGAGCCTGGCCTGTCTGCCTGAGTGGCAGGAAAACCCCATGCAGATGTACATCCAGACTGAGGACTAA